In Elusimicrobiota bacterium, one DNA window encodes the following:
- a CDS encoding 4Fe-4S dicluster domain-containing protein, whose protein sequence is MNVDEKLGTLTYKADHHPHISIKAADPCAQKCDSKPCTTVCPAQVYRWEGDQKKIIVSFENCIECGACRMLCPFDNIDCHWPRGGFGVQYKYG, encoded by the coding sequence ATCAACGTCGACGAAAAGCTCGGAACCCTGACATACAAGGCCGACCACCACCCCCACATTTCGATCAAAGCCGCCGACCCCTGCGCCCAAAAGTGCGACAGCAAGCCCTGCACGACGGTCTGCCCCGCCCAGGTCTACCGGTGGGAAGGCGACCAGAAGAAGATCATCGTCTCCTTTGAAAACTGCATCGAATGCGGCGCCTGCCGCATGCTCTGCCCCTTCGACAACATCGACTGCCATTGGCCCCGGGGCGGGTTCGGGGTCCAATACAAATACGGCTGA
- a CDS encoding DUF420 domain-containing protein, whose translation MTAPLLPTINAGFNAVSAALLTAGFLFVRKKNTAAHRACMAGALLSSTLFLIGYLVHHARVGHVRFEGAGFWRPLYFLLLISHTVLAAAVVPLVLTTLVLAMRERFDRHRAWARWTWPVWMYVSVTGVAIYVALYQFP comes from the coding sequence GTGACCGCGCCCCTCCTCCCGACCATCAACGCCGGTTTCAACGCCGTCAGCGCCGCTCTCCTCACCGCCGGATTCCTCTTCGTTCGAAAGAAGAACACCGCCGCCCACCGCGCCTGCATGGCCGGGGCCTTGCTAAGTTCCACCCTTTTTCTGATCGGCTATTTGGTCCACCACGCCCGGGTGGGCCATGTGCGGTTTGAAGGCGCGGGTTTTTGGCGCCCGCTCTATTTCCTTCTCCTGATTTCCCACACGGTCCTGGCCGCCGCCGTGGTGCCCCTGGTTTTGACCACCTTGGTTTTGGCAATGCGGGAACGGTTCGACCGCCACCGGGCCTGGGCCCGCTGGACGTGGCCCGTCTGGATGTACGTCTCGGTGACCGGTGTGGCCATATACGTCGCGCTTTACCAATTCCCGTGA
- a CDS encoding heme-copper oxidase subunit III produces the protein MSESAAPAFPPSTPIPSGKLGMWVFLSSEIMLFGAFISAYIVLRMGSPDFGVPSEEILGRPLATMNTFLLILSSFTMVLALAAIQRDDRRSFARNMISTLGLGVLFLCVKMFEYHHKISEGLTISSGLFGSFYFTLTGLHALHIIGGLVFNGYILRNGLRGRYNAQHHERVEYAGLYWHFVDLVWVILFPMFYLV, from the coding sequence ATGTCCGAATCCGCCGCGCCCGCCTTTCCGCCGTCGACGCCCATCCCCTCGGGCAAGCTGGGGATGTGGGTGTTTTTGTCCTCGGAAATCATGCTCTTCGGCGCCTTCATCAGCGCCTACATTGTTCTTCGCATGGGCAGCCCCGACTTCGGCGTGCCGTCCGAAGAAATCCTGGGACGGCCCCTGGCCACGATGAACACCTTCCTCCTCATCCTTTCCAGCTTCACCATGGTGCTGGCCCTGGCCGCCATTCAACGGGACGACCGGCGGTCCTTCGCCCGGAACATGATATCCACCCTGGGTCTGGGGGTCCTGTTCCTGTGCGTTAAAATGTTTGAATACCACCACAAGATTTCCGAAGGCCTCACGATCTCCTCCGGTCTCTTCGGTTCCTTCTATTTCACGCTGACCGGACTCCACGCTCTCCACATCATCGGCGGCCTGGTGTTCAACGGCTACATCCTCCGCAACGGCCTTCGCGGCCGCTACAACGCCCAACACCACGAGCGCGTGGAATACGCGGGCCTTTACTGGCATTTTGTGGATTTGGTGTGGGTGATCCTTTTTCCGATGTTCTACCTGGTCTGA
- a CDS encoding cbb3-type cytochrome c oxidase subunit I: MNDEHRQKSFWRTYVFSLDHKVIGLQYLFTSMAFLLLGFAFILLMRWQLAFPGRPLPLIGGLLPDAIAPGGVMLPALYNQLGAMHGTIMIFLGVVPLGVGFFGNYFLPLQIGAPDMAFPRLNMSSYWVYALGGVVMLLSFVLPGGPAQSGWTSYPPLSVVNPGQTVWLLGMTFLITSSLLGSINFIVTTVNLRAPGLTWRRLPLFVWAQLITAVLLLFAFPVLQSGAILQLLDRVAGTSFYIPMGLVVGGKMLERAGGGSPLLWQHLFWFLAHPEVYVLVLPAMGIVSEIIAANTRKPLFGYTTMVGSMVFVGVFSFLVWAHHMFVSGMKTSLSMFFMTTTMVISIPSVAILSCLLFSLWGGKIRFTVPMLFALAFLPMFGIGGLTGLPLGFLPTDIYLHDTYYVIGHFHYVVVTGTIIALMAGVYHWFPKMFGRFMDDRLGKIHFWGTLVGMNGIFMPMFIQGLAGMQRRLYDPTVQSHNLTTQFLSPYQLASAILLLLFQFPFLYNFFKSMTKGAVARENPWDATTLEWACPSPPPHGNFTSVPAAHRAPYEYSVPGRPKDFWPQWEKN, translated from the coding sequence ATGAACGACGAACATCGGCAAAAAAGCTTTTGGCGGACGTACGTTTTCAGCCTGGATCACAAGGTGATCGGGTTGCAATACCTTTTCACGTCCATGGCGTTCCTTCTCCTGGGCTTCGCCTTCATCCTTCTGATGCGCTGGCAATTGGCGTTTCCGGGCCGCCCCCTTCCTTTGATCGGCGGCCTCCTGCCCGACGCCATCGCCCCGGGCGGCGTCATGTTGCCCGCCCTCTACAACCAATTGGGCGCCATGCACGGGACCATCATGATCTTTCTGGGGGTGGTCCCCCTGGGCGTCGGATTCTTTGGCAACTACTTCCTGCCCCTCCAGATCGGGGCCCCCGACATGGCCTTTCCCCGGCTCAACATGAGCAGTTATTGGGTCTACGCCTTGGGCGGCGTCGTGATGCTCCTGAGCTTCGTCCTTCCGGGCGGTCCCGCCCAGTCGGGCTGGACCTCCTACCCGCCGCTTTCGGTCGTCAACCCGGGGCAGACCGTGTGGCTGCTCGGCATGACCTTTCTGATCACGTCCTCCCTGTTGGGGTCCATCAATTTTATCGTCACCACGGTCAACCTGCGGGCGCCGGGCCTCACCTGGAGGCGCCTGCCGCTGTTCGTCTGGGCCCAGCTCATTACGGCCGTCCTTCTTTTGTTCGCGTTCCCGGTGCTTCAATCGGGGGCCATTCTCCAACTCCTGGACCGGGTGGCGGGCACGAGTTTCTACATTCCCATGGGTCTGGTGGTCGGCGGCAAAATGCTGGAGCGGGCGGGCGGCGGCAGTCCGCTCCTGTGGCAGCACCTCTTTTGGTTTCTGGCCCACCCCGAGGTGTACGTCCTGGTGCTTCCGGCCATGGGCATCGTCTCCGAAATCATCGCCGCCAACACCCGCAAACCGCTTTTCGGCTATACGACGATGGTCGGTTCCATGGTTTTCGTCGGCGTGTTCTCTTTTCTCGTCTGGGCCCACCACATGTTCGTGAGCGGCATGAAAACGTCCCTGAGCATGTTCTTCATGACCACCACCATGGTGATTTCCATTCCCTCGGTGGCCATCCTGAGCTGCCTGCTCTTTAGCCTCTGGGGCGGGAAGATCCGTTTCACGGTGCCCATGCTCTTCGCCCTGGCTTTCCTTCCGATGTTCGGCATCGGGGGCCTCACGGGCCTGCCCCTGGGTTTTCTGCCGACCGACATTTATTTGCACGACACCTATTACGTGATCGGCCATTTTCACTACGTGGTGGTCACCGGAACGATCATCGCCCTGATGGCCGGGGTTTATCATTGGTTCCCGAAGATGTTCGGCCGTTTCATGGACGATCGCTTGGGCAAAATCCATTTTTGGGGAACCCTGGTCGGCATGAACGGCATCTTTATGCCGATGTTCATCCAGGGCTTGGCGGGCATGCAGCGACGGCTTTACGATCCGACGGTTCAATCCCACAACCTGACCACCCAGTTCTTGAGCCCCTACCAACTGGCGTCGGCGATCCTGCTGTTGTTGTTTCAATTCCCCTTCCTCTACAACTTCTTTAAATCCATGACGAAGGGCGCCGTCGCCCGGGAAAACCCCTGGGACGCGACGACCCTGGAATGGGCCTGCCCGTCGCCGCCGCCCCACGGCAATTTCACCTCCGTCCCGGCCGCCCATCGGGCGCCCTACGAATACAGCGTTCCGGGTCGCCCCAAGGATTTCTGGCCCCAATGGGAGAAAAACTGA
- a CDS encoding cytochrome c, with product MSRFSGLLFLVILAGCAGSKDPVARGRSYFVGLGCITCHRVGDKGGGQAGPDLTTVGFRKTPEWIRLWLTNPAAWKPGTAMPNFKLKENVREDLVAYLTSLKGEIYRAKPPWDAPAVKAEPLKRGEMLFTRVGCVGCHGERGQGGYPNNNVVGGKILTLTYAADGYSKDELRALLHKGRVSLPADASLPPPMIRMPPWGQYLTDDEINDLVEYVFSLRPATAAKDDWSE from the coding sequence ATGTCACGATTCAGCGGACTCCTGTTTTTGGTGATTTTGGCGGGTTGCGCGGGTTCCAAAGACCCCGTGGCCCGCGGACGGTCTTATTTCGTCGGTCTGGGATGCATCACCTGCCACCGTGTCGGGGACAAAGGCGGCGGGCAAGCCGGGCCCGATCTGACCACCGTGGGTTTCCGGAAAACGCCCGAATGGATCCGCCTCTGGCTCACCAACCCCGCCGCTTGGAAGCCGGGGACGGCCATGCCGAACTTTAAACTGAAGGAAAATGTTCGGGAAGATCTGGTGGCCTACCTGACGTCGCTCAAAGGGGAAATTTACCGGGCCAAGCCCCCCTGGGACGCCCCGGCCGTCAAGGCCGAACCGCTCAAGCGGGGGGAGATGCTCTTCACGCGCGTCGGGTGCGTGGGCTGTCACGGCGAACGCGGCCAGGGCGGGTACCCCAACAACAACGTCGTGGGGGGGAAGATTTTGACCCTCACCTACGCGGCCGACGGGTATTCCAAGGATGAATTGCGCGCCTTGCTCCACAAGGGCCGGGTGTCGCTGCCCGCCGACGCTTCCCTGCCGCCTCCGATGATCCGGATGCCGCCCTGGGGCCAGTATTTGACCGACGACGAGATCAACGATTTGGTGGAATACGTTTTCTCCCTTCGGCCCGCGACCGCCGCAAAGGACGACTGGAGCGAGTAG
- a CDS encoding ABC transporter permease: MVRFFRQRNRLIGALMTPLMFWFFLGAGLGGSFRVPMGAAGGVSYMQYFLPGTMALVCLFTAIFSTMSVIDDRQAGFLQAVLVSPAPRGAVVAGKMLGGTLLAFFQAALFMALLPILHVPLGFAGFLISSAMLLLMSFGLTGLGLIIALKTDSVQGFHAIMNLFLMPLWFLSGAVFPASGAPGWLKVLMAINPMSYSVAALHRGFFPDAGGASLWVCFGVNALFAALTFGFSLSLIRRGGEAA; this comes from the coding sequence ATGGTCCGCTTTTTCCGTCAACGGAACCGGTTGATCGGCGCCCTGATGACGCCGCTTATGTTTTGGTTCTTTTTGGGCGCGGGGCTGGGCGGCAGCTTCCGCGTGCCCATGGGCGCGGCGGGGGGCGTGAGTTACATGCAGTACTTCCTGCCGGGCACCATGGCCCTGGTGTGTCTGTTCACGGCGATTTTTTCCACCATGTCGGTGATCGACGACCGCCAGGCCGGTTTCCTTCAGGCCGTGCTGGTGTCGCCGGCGCCCCGGGGGGCCGTCGTGGCCGGAAAAATGCTGGGCGGCACCCTGCTGGCCTTTTTCCAAGCGGCGCTTTTTATGGCCCTCCTGCCGATTCTGCACGTTCCCTTGGGATTCGCCGGTTTTCTGATTTCGTCGGCCATGCTGCTTCTGATGTCCTTCGGCCTCACGGGGCTGGGCCTGATCATCGCCTTGAAGACCGATTCGGTCCAGGGGTTCCACGCCATCATGAACCTCTTCCTCATGCCTCTGTGGTTTCTGTCGGGCGCGGTGTTCCCCGCTTCCGGGGCGCCGGGGTGGCTCAAGGTCCTCATGGCGATCAACCCCATGAGCTACAGCGTGGCGGCCCTGCACCGGGGCTTTTTCCCGGACGCGGGCGGGGCGTCTCTCTGGGTGTGCTTCGGCGTCAACGCCCTCTTCGCCGCCTTGACCTTCGGGTTCTCCCTGTCGCTGATTCGCCGCGGCGGAGAGGCGGCGTGA
- the cyoE gene encoding protoheme IX farnesyltransferase, with protein MSMSEPPAVPSPWPHRFAWALAAATLLLVFIGGLVTSTHSGLTVPDWPLSYGRFMPPMIGGILFEHGHRLAAASVGLLTIALNLVFWKKEPRAWVRRAANAALGLVVLQGLFGGLTVLLRLPKAVSITHACLAQTFFGLSVALVVWTSRAWRERSPSVDGDPANVALPHVALLLFLTLYAQLILGAVVRHTGHAAGLHIANAVLILLGMGWVFRRLSLGDGTDPRLWRLASVLALAYVVQVVLGTATLLSLLVPQWIASPVRPVVLATSHVMTGALLLGLSAALTLLSWRGRPVALGRFRDYVTLTKPGISAMAAVTALAGFFLGSGGRVGPARLFHTVVGTLLVSGGACALNMLLERDVDARMHRTENRPLPARRLNPGEALFLGALLAVAGVLYFSAAVNSLTAVIAGLTLCVYLYVYTPLKKISALNTLFGAVAGALPPVIGWSAAAGRLNPGAWVLFAILFFWQYPHFFSLAWLYRADYARAGLAMLPAVEPDGETTARHMVVTTLALTSVSLLPTFLGLAGTIYFGAAFVMGLGLLGLSFVFFREHSDVRARRVFLASVLYLPALLLILVLDRRGAL; from the coding sequence ATGTCGATGTCCGAACCGCCCGCCGTTCCGAGCCCTTGGCCCCACCGCTTCGCCTGGGCCCTGGCCGCCGCCACCCTGCTGTTGGTGTTCATCGGGGGGCTGGTCACCAGCACCCATTCGGGATTGACGGTGCCCGATTGGCCGCTGTCCTACGGCCGCTTCATGCCCCCCATGATCGGCGGGATCCTTTTTGAGCACGGGCACCGGCTGGCCGCCGCCTCCGTCGGCCTTTTGACCATCGCCTTGAACCTCGTGTTTTGGAAAAAAGAGCCCCGGGCCTGGGTTCGCCGCGCCGCCAACGCGGCTCTGGGCTTGGTCGTTCTTCAAGGTCTCTTCGGCGGACTCACGGTTCTTCTTCGCCTTCCCAAGGCCGTGTCCATCACCCACGCCTGCCTGGCGCAAACCTTTTTCGGCCTGTCCGTGGCCCTGGTGGTTTGGACGTCCCGGGCTTGGCGCGAACGGTCCCCGTCGGTGGACGGCGACCCGGCGAACGTGGCCCTGCCCCATGTCGCCCTCCTTTTATTTCTGACGTTGTATGCCCAATTGATCCTGGGGGCGGTCGTCCGGCACACGGGGCACGCCGCGGGGCTTCACATCGCCAACGCGGTATTGATTCTTCTGGGGATGGGGTGGGTGTTTCGCCGTCTTTCCCTGGGGGACGGGACCGACCCGCGCCTCTGGCGACTGGCCTCGGTTCTGGCCCTGGCGTATGTCGTTCAAGTGGTTTTGGGAACGGCGACCCTTTTGTCGCTTCTGGTCCCCCAATGGATCGCGAGCCCGGTACGCCCCGTGGTGCTGGCCACAAGCCACGTCATGACGGGGGCGCTCCTGTTGGGTCTTTCGGCGGCCTTGACGCTGTTGTCCTGGCGGGGCCGCCCCGTGGCCCTGGGACGATTTCGCGATTACGTGACGTTGACCAAGCCGGGCATCAGCGCGATGGCCGCGGTCACGGCCTTGGCGGGGTTTTTTCTGGGGTCCGGCGGACGCGTCGGGCCGGCGCGGCTTTTTCACACGGTGGTGGGCACCCTGCTCGTCTCCGGCGGGGCCTGCGCCTTGAACATGCTTCTGGAGCGCGACGTGGACGCCCGAATGCATCGAACCGAAAACCGGCCCCTGCCCGCTCGGCGCTTAAACCCCGGGGAGGCCCTTTTTCTGGGGGCCCTTCTGGCGGTGGCGGGAGTCCTTTATTTTTCGGCCGCGGTCAATTCCCTCACCGCGGTCATCGCCGGATTGACGTTGTGCGTGTATCTCTACGTATACACCCCGCTTAAAAAGATCTCCGCTTTGAACACCCTGTTCGGGGCGGTGGCCGGCGCCCTCCCGCCGGTCATCGGTTGGTCCGCGGCCGCCGGTCGCTTGAATCCCGGGGCCTGGGTCCTCTTCGCCATTTTGTTTTTCTGGCAATACCCCCACTTTTTTTCCCTGGCCTGGCTTTACCGGGCCGATTACGCCCGGGCCGGCCTGGCCATGCTCCCCGCGGTCGAACCCGATGGGGAGACCACGGCCCGCCACATGGTGGTGACGACGCTGGCGCTCACGAGCGTCAGCCTGTTGCCCACCTTCCTGGGATTGGCCGGGACGATTTATTTCGGCGCGGCCTTCGTGATGGGCCTGGGGCTCCTCGGATTGTCCTTCGTTTTCTTCCGCGAGCATTCGGACGTTCGGGCCCGGCGGGTGTTCCTGGCCTCGGTGCTTTACCTGCCGGCGCTCCTGTTGATTTTGGTTCTGGACCGTCGGGGGGCTTTGTGA
- a CDS encoding cytochrome C oxidase subunit IV family protein, with protein sequence MDNQKSPVPLYAAVFGGLAILTGVTVFLSYLHLSHRVAIPLAALIALTKCTLIASVFMHLKWEGKTIRALLFTGLFLVAVLVLAVLPDIGVARP encoded by the coding sequence ATGGACAACCAAAAATCCCCGGTTCCCCTTTACGCCGCGGTGTTCGGCGGTCTGGCGATTTTGACGGGCGTCACCGTTTTTCTCAGCTACCTCCATTTGTCGCACCGGGTGGCCATCCCCCTGGCCGCCTTGATCGCTCTCACCAAATGCACCCTGATCGCCAGCGTGTTCATGCACCTGAAATGGGAAGGAAAGACGATTCGGGCCCTGTTGTTCACGGGGTTGTTCCTGGTGGCGGTTTTGGTGCTGGCGGTTCTCCCGGACATCGGCGTCGCCCGGCCGTGA
- the queG gene encoding tRNA epoxyqueuosine(34) reductase QueG, protein MTAPASGPEVKALAADLGFPFAAFTAIHPAADDAAFLERWVAEGKAAGMAWLSREPARRGNPSNLLAGARTLISLGVPYAGEALPPRPAEPAGRVARYAWGLDYHAAIQDRLEKFRGELVRRYGPGVTARPAVDIEPLLERAFARRAGLGFVGKNTNLIRPGVGSFLFLADLLVNLELPPDPSVPQGCGECRHCADACPTGALNNEYSLDARLCIAYHTIENRGPIERRLRARLGEWLFGCDLCQDACPYNARALEAQWPEFRPDRGPGAWLSLREVLGLRTNEAFKKRFAGTSLLRAKRAGLVRNACLAAANGGWVRELMPELTDVLNRDADPVARGHAAWALRSGGAAARRALDHAGRVETDATVRDEIASALEAAA, encoded by the coding sequence ATGACGGCCCCGGCGTCCGGCCCGGAGGTCAAAGCCCTCGCGGCGGACCTCGGTTTTCCCTTTGCGGCCTTCACCGCCATCCACCCCGCGGCGGACGACGCCGCGTTTTTGGAACGCTGGGTGGCCGAAGGCAAGGCCGCCGGGATGGCCTGGCTGTCCCGGGAACCGGCCCGGCGGGGGAATCCATCGAACCTCCTGGCCGGGGCCCGCACGTTGATCAGCCTGGGCGTCCCCTACGCGGGCGAGGCGCTCCCGCCCCGACCGGCGGAACCGGCCGGCCGGGTGGCCCGGTACGCCTGGGGCCTCGATTACCACGCCGCCATCCAGGACCGGCTGGAAAAATTCCGCGGGGAGCTGGTTCGGCGTTACGGTCCGGGCGTCACGGCCCGTCCCGCCGTGGACATCGAGCCGCTCCTGGAGCGGGCCTTCGCCCGCCGCGCGGGGTTGGGGTTCGTGGGAAAGAACACGAACCTGATCCGCCCGGGGGTGGGATCCTTTTTATTTTTGGCGGACCTCCTCGTCAATTTGGAACTCCCCCCGGACCCATCGGTGCCCCAGGGCTGCGGGGAATGCCGTCACTGCGCCGACGCCTGCCCCACCGGGGCCCTGAACAACGAATACTCCCTGGACGCCCGTCTTTGCATCGCCTACCACACCATCGAGAACCGGGGCCCCATCGAGCGCCGTCTCCGCGCGCGTCTCGGGGAATGGCTCTTCGGTTGCGACCTGTGCCAGGACGCCTGCCCCTACAACGCCCGGGCCCTGGAGGCCCAATGGCCGGAATTTCGCCCCGACCGGGGCCCCGGCGCCTGGCTTTCCCTGCGGGAAGTTTTGGGCCTTCGGACCAACGAGGCTTTTAAGAAAAGGTTTGCCGGCACCTCCCTGCTTCGGGCCAAACGAGCGGGGCTTGTTCGGAACGCCTGCCTGGCGGCCGCCAACGGCGGCTGGGTGCGGGAGTTGATGCCGGAGTTGACCGACGTGTTGAACCGCGACGCCGACCCCGTGGCCCGGGGCCACGCGGCCTGGGCCCTCCGGTCGGGCGGCGCCGCCGCCCGCCGCGCGCTGGACCACGCCGGGCGCGTGGAAACCGACGCCACGGTCCGGGACGAAATCGCCTCGGCGCTCGAGGCGGCCGCGTGA
- a CDS encoding ABC transporter ATP-binding protein, whose product MPAVQVKGLRHEYKNPGGPARVALQGIDFDVAPGELFGVLGPNGGGKTTLFRILSTALRPTGGGARLFDTDVTAAPDAARQKMGVVFQSPSLDKKLTVMENLRHQGRLYGLHGAELAERSTEMLGHLGLADRAGDLVERLSGGLQRRAEIAKSLLHRPALLLMDEPTTGLDPGARRDVWTYLKSLKKDGVTVLVTTHLMEEAERCDRLIILDRGRIAALGTPAVLKEAIQGDVVWVTTVSPDLLAAGLKERFGVDAVVQDGSVRFERDRAHELIPQIVVAFPDLVAAASVGKPTLEDVFVHHTGHRFWAENGNPS is encoded by the coding sequence ATTCCGGCCGTCCAGGTCAAAGGCCTCCGCCACGAATACAAAAACCCCGGGGGCCCCGCGCGGGTGGCCCTCCAGGGCATCGATTTCGACGTGGCCCCGGGAGAACTCTTCGGCGTTTTGGGTCCCAACGGCGGGGGAAAAACCACCCTCTTCCGCATTCTGTCCACGGCCCTCCGGCCCACCGGGGGCGGCGCCCGGTTGTTCGACACCGACGTGACGGCCGCGCCCGACGCCGCACGTCAGAAAATGGGCGTCGTTTTTCAATCGCCCAGCCTGGACAAAAAATTAACCGTGATGGAAAATCTCCGCCACCAGGGCCGCCTTTACGGCCTGCACGGCGCCGAACTGGCGGAACGGTCGACCGAAATGTTGGGCCATTTGGGTTTGGCCGACCGGGCGGGGGACTTGGTCGAGCGTTTGTCGGGCGGCCTCCAGCGCCGGGCCGAGATCGCCAAAAGCCTATTGCACCGCCCCGCCCTTCTCCTGATGGACGAACCGACCACGGGCTTGGACCCGGGGGCCCGACGGGACGTTTGGACCTATCTGAAAAGTTTGAAGAAAGACGGCGTGACGGTCCTGGTCACCACCCACCTCATGGAAGAGGCCGAGCGGTGCGACCGCCTAATCATTTTGGACCGCGGGCGGATCGCCGCCCTGGGGACCCCCGCGGTGTTGAAAGAGGCGATTCAGGGGGACGTGGTCTGGGTGACCACGGTCTCGCCGGACCTTTTGGCGGCCGGCCTCAAAGAGCGCTTCGGGGTCGACGCGGTGGTTCAAGACGGGTCCGTTCGCTTTGAGCGGGACCGGGCCCACGAATTGATCCCCCAAATCGTCGTCGCCTTCCCCGATCTGGTCGCCGCCGCTTCCGTCGGTAAACCCACCTTGGAAGACGTCTTCGTCCACCACACGGGCCACCGGTTTTGGGCCGAGAACGGGAATCCGTCGTGA
- a CDS encoding VWA domain-containing protein, with amino-acid sequence MTRSLSRLSALALAILAVGACKRKDNNPLVGTPGGGVTGVNLAVRGVDNTQFPDIKVLLQPRTSGGAAITDLTVGNFQILQGGKAGPIPAAYGSASGYPFSVMLVMDHSGSMAIDDGTGSTRLALAQQAAAAFLNALGADDQAAYVEFDDSVNFVQGFTSDKSVVIAAVNASTPAGATACYDGIVKGAEELSKGTGLRLLVFLTDGDDNSSTNSPAMAQEKLATAGVIACGIVVGGDIADTTVLDGIATSTGGQLLSGTTALELQTAFNTILTSGLFDDIYALSFRSKNSQGSATYSIYINYGSFTDRADLVDFL; translated from the coding sequence ATGACCCGGTCCCTTTCCCGCCTCTCGGCGTTGGCCCTGGCGATCCTGGCCGTCGGCGCCTGCAAGAGGAAAGACAACAACCCCCTGGTCGGAACCCCCGGCGGCGGCGTCACCGGCGTCAATTTGGCCGTGCGCGGCGTGGACAACACCCAATTTCCGGACATCAAGGTCCTCCTTCAACCCAGGACCAGCGGCGGCGCCGCGATCACGGACTTGACGGTCGGTAATTTCCAGATCCTCCAGGGCGGCAAAGCGGGGCCGATCCCCGCGGCCTATGGCTCCGCCTCCGGCTATCCCTTTTCCGTCATGCTGGTCATGGACCACAGCGGCAGCATGGCCATTGACGACGGCACCGGGTCCACCCGGTTGGCTCTGGCCCAACAGGCCGCGGCGGCCTTTTTGAACGCTCTGGGCGCCGACGACCAAGCGGCCTACGTTGAATTTGATGATTCGGTTAACTTTGTCCAAGGCTTTACCAGCGACAAGAGCGTCGTCATCGCCGCCGTCAACGCCAGCACGCCGGCCGGCGCCACCGCCTGCTACGATGGCATCGTCAAGGGCGCCGAGGAATTGAGCAAAGGCACCGGTCTCCGGCTCTTGGTCTTTCTGACGGACGGCGACGACAACTCCAGCACCAACAGCCCCGCCATGGCGCAGGAAAAATTGGCCACGGCGGGAGTGATCGCCTGCGGCATTGTGGTCGGCGGCGACATCGCGGACACGACCGTTTTGGACGGCATCGCCACCAGCACCGGCGGCCAACTGTTGAGCGGAACCACGGCGTTGGAGCTCCAAACAGCTTTCAACACCATTTTGACGTCGGGGTTGTTCGACGACATCTACGCCCTCAGTTTTCGGAGCAAAAACAGCCAAGGGAGCGCCACCTACAGCATTTATATCAACTACGGCTCTTTCACGGATCGGGCCGACTTGGTGGATTTCCTCTAA